acacacacacacacaccttgaaGTTATTGTGTCGCTCTCAGGTAACGACACGGGCATGTGTGTGACGGACGAGGGCAACGTGGCCGACAGCTCCAGGAACTGCAGTTGGACCCGAGTGTCGGAGCTCTGCACAGGTACGACGCCGCCACTAGAGGGTGCAGTTTctacctttttaatttttttaaaacaaaaatatgtttaatattGCTAGCAGGCCGGGAAGTGTCACTAGGAATAAGCATCATCCCTAACGTACTCAAAGAGTTGCTAGCAGACAGAAAGCTGCTGGTGGACATGAAATAGCATGTTGCTAGCACAACCGTAAGAGTTGCTAGCAGACTGCTAGCACAACCGTAAGAGTTGCTAGCAGACTGCTAGCACAACCGTAAGAGTTGCTAGCAGACTGGACATGTTGCGGGTGTGGAGGAAGAGTTGCTAAAGGGATAGCGGGCAAAGCAGCAGCATCACTAGCATTCTCAACGACTTCCTAGCATAGAGAAAGCTTTTGTGGACAGGAAATAGCCTGTTGGGCTAGCATATCATCAGAGTTGCTAGCTGACAGGACACGTTGGACAGCAAGCGGTGCTAGCATGAAAGGTCGTGGACAGGAAGAGTTGCTAGTGGATTGGATCAGTATATCGCAAATTGGAAGAGCTGCAATCAACGCCACATTTGTGATGAGTCATCCGACTTGTCGTATTGCATGTAGCTGTCGATGTTCATTTCAGCAGGGAAATGCTAATCCAGCAGTGACGCACACGCTAACTGTTGCTTGCGGTTTTGTGTGCAGTGGTGGAGACGGTGGCCGACGGAGGCGGTGACTCAGGTAAATTGAGTTGGCGTCACGCCGTCCTTGCCCCTCCCAACCGGATGCATGCGTGTCTCACGCAGGCGCCGGCGGCAAAGCGCGGCCGCAGCTGTCCCCGGCCCGCTTCAACTTGTCCAGCTTCATCGGCGGCGTGCTGCTGGTCATCTGCCTGCAGGCCGCCGGCGCGCTCGCCATGCGCTTCCTCAAGTCCAACGAGCAGAGCAACTACGACCCCATGTGagccccccacacacaaaacactcaCACTTTGAAGAATACCTTTCAAATACGTTTTATACAATGCAGGCTTAGTGTTTGAAATGGCGTCCTCTGGTGGCAATACAGGAAAGCTGCACGCACGATGGCACAACCTTGAAATAAGTTTTAATGTAGAATTTGGACTGTGCCAATTTCCTTGGTttttggcttttcttttttggtgatTTCACTACAGGCATGGTGATGGCACAAAAGAAAAGTGTcatgtaaaacatgaaatagacCTTTTATAGCATTAGCAAAGCAACAATCAGTACATCTCTGTTCAAAATGACTCACCCATTGATTAttgatggacaaaagtattaggAGACAACATTTTGCgactgtcccaatacttttgtccacattgTTCAGTTTGCAACCCCTCTTATGATGTCAtccgtgtatgtgcgtgcgtgcgtgcgtgcgtgcgtgcgtgcgcagaGAGCAGCCTCAGTGAGGTGACCGGCCGGCGACAAAGGACGACGAAAGGAAGAGTGACGCACGGGATGGTGACAAGACAATGCATTTTTACGATTGGTCgccatgacccccccccccccccctccttttagTAGGACTGGAAGCAAATCACGTCTCCTCTGCTCtaattttgtgtgtattttcgtGTTGAATTGTGTTCAGAGTGCAGTTTTTTTCTGTAGATACACTCGACATAAAGAAGTCTTTTatgcatgctaatgctaaggaTGTTggattgcttgtttttgtttcgtcACTGAAATAAAGTTAGAAGATGTACGTGGAAAATGTCCGttttctacccccccccccccaaaaaaaataattttgcttgtttttatgtCCTGTAGGTAGTTTATTTTCACGTTTTATATTCCAGTTCATTTCTCAATTGCTTTTGGCTGTTCAGTGTAGATCTGGCTGGCATTCACCCCGAATGAGGCCTCGGAGGGGGGCACTTTCCCGGAACCATCACTCACTTCCAATCTGGACCGGAACCAAAAAGGCTTGAAAGGAGCCTCACAGAACCGCAGTGATCGTGGCCAACGTCcaattttgttgacaaaaggaaaaaagtcGTTCTCATTCTGAGCGTTCCCTCCATTCCCAGCATTAATGTT
The sequence above is drawn from the Vanacampus margaritifer isolate UIUO_Vmar chromosome 17, RoL_Vmar_1.0, whole genome shotgun sequence genome and encodes:
- the cd164l2 gene encoding CD164 sialomucin-like 2 protein isoform X2, yielding MPNLSIKTFFCPLLLLMAASCAHSQADCSQAQSCDLCVGDSMLNLTGCVWRLCPDGNDTGMCVTDEGNVADSSRNCSWTRVSELCTVVETVADGGGDSGAGGKARPQLSPARFNLSSFIGGVLLVICLQAAGALAMRFLKSNEQSNYDPIEQPQ
- the cd164l2 gene encoding CD164 sialomucin-like 2 protein isoform X1 translates to MSHNSGSVNINILPPNTWPAAFKMPNLSIKTFFCPLLLLMAASCAHSQADCSQAQSCDLCVGDSMLNLTGCVWRLCPDGNDTGMCVTDEGNVADSSRNCSWTRVSELCTVVETVADGGGDSGAGGKARPQLSPARFNLSSFIGGVLLVICLQAAGALAMRFLKSNEQSNYDPIEQPQ